The following nucleotide sequence is from uncultured Draconibacterium sp..
GGCATTTTCGTGGGGCGACCGCACACGTAGTTTCCTGAAAGTACAGGACGGTTGCGATTATTACTGTTCGTTTTGCACCATTCCGTATGCGCGAGGACGAAGCAGAAACGACAACGTTGTTAACACAGTTAAAGAAGCACAAAAATCCGTTCAGAAAGGCTACAAAGAAATTATACTTACCGGTGTAAACATTGGTGACTTCGGCAAATCTACCGGAGAGAATTTTCTTGATCTGTTAAAAGCACTGGAACAAGTTGAAGGCTTGGAACGATTGCGTTTGGGATCGATTGAGCCCAACTTGCTAAAAGACGAAATTATAGAACTGGTATCCAACTCGAAAGTCATCATGCCGCATTTTCATTTGCCGCTGCAATCGGGCTCCGATGAAATTCTGTCGCTGATGAAACGAAAATACTCTACCGACCTGTACCGAAAACGAGTGGAACGCATTCGCGAAATTGTACCACATGCGTTTATTGGTGTTGATGTAATTGCCGGTACCAACGGCGAAACAGAAAAGTATTTCCAGGAGTCGTTCGATTTCCTCAACAGCCTCGAAATTTCGCAACTGCATGCGTTTACCTACTCGGAAAGAAGTGGAACTCAGGCCTTGAAAATTCCGTGGAAAGTAGATGTGGAAGAGCGCAAAAACCGTACACAGAAATACATTAGCTTGTCGGAGAAAAAGCTGAGGGCTTTCTATGAAAAACATATTGGGGTATCACAAACAGCACTTTTCGAGGCCCAGAAAAAACAAGACAAAATGTTTGGGTTCACCGAAAACTACATTAAAGTGGAAGTGCCCTATCAGGAAGAACTGGTAAATAAGCTGGGCAGCGTAAAATTAAGGTCAATTCTGCCAAACGGTAACGTTGCTGTAGATTTCAACGCCTGATTTTTAAATACTTTTGTGCAAAACAAATAGACATGGACTACAAAGAACTTTGTTTTCAGGTACAAAATATTGCCCACAGCACAGGTAATTTTATACGTGGCGAACAAAAAAAGATTTCTGAGCAAAATATTGAAATAAAAAGTGTTGCCAGCCTGGTAACCTACGTTGATAAAACAGCAGAAAAACAAATTGTTGATGCATTGAAGGAGCTGCTTCCCGAAGCCGGTTTTGTTGCCGAAGAAGGAACTGCCGAATCAAATAACGAAAAATACACATGGTTTGTCGATCCGCTGGATGGCACAACCAACTATCTGCACGGATTAGCACCGCACTCGGTAAGTATTGGTTTGGCCGAAGGCAACGAATTGGTATTAGGTGTTGTTTACGAGATTGGCGCCGACGAAATGTTTTATTCGTGGAAAGGTGGCCCGGCTTACTGCAACGAAGAGATCATTCAAACAGCAAAACGTTCAAAATCGGAAGACACGCTAATTGCTACCGGATTCCCATACTACGATTTCGACAAAGTAGATGAATACATTGAAGCGATGAAAGAACTGATGAAATCAACTCGTGGAATTCGCCGTTTTGGATCGGCAGCCATTGATTTGTGTTACGTTGCAGCCGGTCGTTTCGATGCTTTTTACGAGCATGCACTACATGCCTGGGATGTTGCAGCAGGCGCATTTATTTTACAACAAGCAGGCGGAAAAACTACCGACTTTAGTGGCGGCGACAACTGGTTGTTTGGCGGCGAGATTGTATCGGCCAGCAATGCTTATTTCCCGGAATTCTTTGGAATCGTAAATAAATATTTGGGTACGAAATAAACGCACTTGTCATTTCAACGATCCGGCTGCTGACGGAGAGAAGAAATCTGTTACAACAGAACTATTCTTAAACAGATTTCTCGCGTCGTTGGAAACGACAGCCGTGATTTTTTGTAAATTGCAGGAAACAAATTACCATGGCAGAAAAACAAATTGCAATTCTTCGGGAGCAACTGGCAAAATTAGACGAAAAGAAATTCGATCTTGATGCCTGGAAAACGCACACCCTTATTTTTTTGGAACGTATTTTCGGTAAAGACAACTCGAAGCTGAAACTCATTCAAGACCTGCATTACGATTACTCGAGCTGGAGCCTGCGTGACACTGCTGCTGCCGGAAAAACAAAAGACAAAGACCCGGTAAAAATGCGTGCCAGCGAAATTCTGGAAGCGACTATTCTTGAATTGGAAACACTGGGACTCCCGGAAGGAGCAAATGAACAACAAAAAGTGTGGGAATTACTTCAAGACGAATTAACCGGAAAACAGGTGAAAGAAATTGATACTTTTATAAAATCAGACGACAAAGAGAGAGCAAAAAAAATCGGCGAAATTCTTGAAAATCTTGATAAAGAAAACCTTTCTTTGCTGATCGCAAAACTACTTTTGAGCTGATTTATGTGCAAAGACAAAAAAATTGCCATAGTTATTTTAAACTGGAACGGGGTAAAACTTTTTCCCGATTATCTGCCATCTGTAATCGAACATTCAAAAGGCGAAAACATTGAGGTAATTGTTGCCGACAACGGATCGACTGATAATTCGCTCGAGTTCTTAAAAGCTAATTTCCCGGAAATAACATTGCTCGACCTCAAGGAAAATTACGGTTTTGCCAAAGGCTACAACGTGGCTTTAAATCAAATTGATGCCGATTATTTTGTGTTGCTGAATTCGGATGTTAAAGTTGAAGAAAACTGGATTCTGCCTTGTATCGATCAATTTGAGCAGGACGAAAAAATTGCTGCCGTTCAGCCCAAAGTTTTGAGTTTTAATGAACCCGAACTTTTTGAATATGCCGGAGCCGCCGGAGGTTTTATCGACAAATTTGGCTACCCGTTTTGCCGTGGCCGTATTCTGGATCATGTAGAGAAAGATGAAAATCAATACGACCGAGCGAGCGAAATTTTCTGGGCAACCGGAGCGTGTATGTTTGTAAGAGCCGAAGCTTTTAAAAACGCAGGCGGGCTGGATGCCGACTTTTGGGCACACATGGAAGAAATTGATTTGTGCTGGCGCTGGAAAAACCAGGGATACAAAATAATATACGAACCACGCAGCGTAGTTTATCATTTGGGCGGTGGGAGTCTCGAGTACGGAAACCCCAAAAAGGTGTATCTCAACTTCCGTAACAATCTTTTCATGCTTTATAAAAATCTGCCGAAAAAGAATTTCCTACCCATCTTTTTAAGCCGAATGATCCTTGATGGCGTAGCTGCTGCCAAGTTTCTGGTGGGAACAGAATTTAAAGCTTTCGCTGCTGTGGCAAAAGCACATCGCGATTTTTATAAAAACTTTTCGGCACTGCGCAAGAAAAGAAAGGATTTGTTAAAGTTGGCAAGTGTTAATAATCATAAACAGATTTATCCGAAAAGTATCATGTGGAAGTTCTTTGTGCAGAAAAAATATAAATTTGCCGAACTGAATTTCAATCCGGAATAAACATGCAAAAATTAAAATTTCAAGAACCCGTTTATACTTATCACATTGATTTTGTTGGCCATGTAAATAATATTATTTACGTGCAATGGCTTGAAAATGCCCGTGTGAAACTAATTGAAGCAATGGGTTTATCGATTACGCAAATTGCTGTCGACGATGATATTTTACCCATCATCACAGAAACAAACATTCAGTACAAAAAGCCATTTTTCCTGAGTAACGAAGTGCATGTTGAAGTATGGGTTTCCGAGATCTTTAATGTATCGGCAAACTTCAAATTCCGATTCCGAAACGAAAAAGGAGAGATCTGCTCTACCGCGCAACAAAAAGTTTTGTTTATCGACCGAGCCACACAACGTCCTTCACGTATATTTGTGAAATACAGAGAACTATTTGAAAAATACCTTTTAAGTGATTAAGCATACCTCATGACGTTAAAGTCTAAAATAAAGCCAATAATTGAGGACAATACAGAAAAATCAGGAAAATGGTTCGACCTTGTTATTCAGTTCTTTATTGTGCTTTCATTGTTAGCCTTCTCTATCGAAACCTTGCCCGATATTAGTGTGCGGTTAAATAATTTTTTAGACAATTTCGAGCTATTTACAATCGTTATTTTTACCATTGAATATATTTTAAGATTATGGGTGTCTGAAAAAAAGCTCAAGTTCATATTTAGTTTCTATGCCCTTATTGACCTATTCGCTATACTACCTTTTTATCTGTCTTTTGGTATTGATCTTAGAAGCATCAGAGTTTTCAGACTTATAAGATTATTTCGTGTCTTCAAAATGTTGCGATTCAACAGAGCAATTCAAAATTTTGGATGTGCACTCAAATCAATTAAAGAAGAATTAATATTATATTTCATCTTATCGTCATTTCTAATTTTCTTATCTTCTATTGGAATATATTATTTTGAGAATCCGGCACAACCAGAAATATTCAAATCAATTTTCCATAGTATGTGGTGGGCAATAGCAACCTTAACAACAGTCGGTTATGGAGACATCTACCCAATTACTGCAGGAGGCAAGATTTTCACATCACTAATTTTGTTAATTGGTTTGGGAGTAGTAGCAGTTCCAACGGGCTTAATTGCATCCGCATTGTCTAAAACAAAAGATAACAAAGACAATTAAGTCCTTTTTGCAAGTCTGTATTTGCCAATTCAAAAAACGGTTATAACTTTGCCACCGACATTTACGCAATGGGGTGTCCCGATAAAAACATCGGGACTGAGATTATACTCAAAGAACCTGATCCGGTTAGCACCGGCGTAGGGAGAGCGAAAAGGATTTGTTCCTACCTCATTGGTTAGTTTATTAACCAATTTATCAAAAAAATGAAAAGACTTAGTTTAGTGCTGCTGTTGCAAATTATGGCAGTAATTGCTTTCGGGCAAATTAATTTAACAGGCGTTGTAAAAGGAGATGGAGAAGCTTTGGCCGGTGCCAGCGTGGTAATCGAGAAATCGTTTTATGGCGTTTCAACCCAGGCAAACGGAAGTTTTGAATTCAAAAACCTGAAACCCGGCGACTACACCCTGCTGGTTTCGTTTATCGGTTTCGAGCCACAAAAAATCGAACTTCAACTTTCGGCCAATAAAAACATTGAAGTTGACCTGGAACCCAACGTGATTATGACCGATGAAATATTGATTTCGGCTACACGCGCCGGTAACAAAACACCGGTAGCCTACAGCAATGTAAGCAACGACGAAATTGCCAAACGTAACATGGGACAGGACATTCCTTTCTTGCTAAACCTGACACCTTCGTTTGTTACAACATCGGATGCCGGTGCCGGAGTGGGCTACACCAATTTCCGTGTACGTGGTACCGATTTGAATCGTATTAATGTAAGTGTAAACGGTATCCCTTTGAACGACGCAGAATCGCACGGAACATGGTTTGTTGATCAGCCGGATATGGCTTCATCACTGGAGAACGTACAAATTCAGCGCGGTGTGGGAACTTCAACAAATGGAGCCGCCGCATTTGGCGCCAGTATTAACCTGCAAACCAATTCGCTGAATAAAGAAGCATACGGTTCGTATAAAACTGCTGCCGGAACTTTCAACACGTTCAAAAACACCGTTTCGGCAGGAACAGGACTGATCAACGATCATTTTACCTTCGACGTTCGTTTATCAAAAGTTACTTCAGATGGTTTTATCGACCGTGCCAGTTCCGATCTGAAATCATACTTCGTTTCAGGAGGTTATTATTCGGAAAACACCATTCTGAAAATAAATGTATTTTCCGGCTACGAAGAAACTTACCAGGCGTGGTACGGAGTTCCGACAGTTCGTTTAAATAATGATACCGAAGGAATGCAGCGTTACGCCGACCACTGGCTAATGACACAGGAAGAAGTGGATCACATGATGGCTTCTGACAGCAGGACTTATAATTATTACACCTACGACAACCAGGTTGACCACTACGTTCAGGATCATTACCAGTTACATTTCTCGCATAAATTTAATCCGCACCTGAATTTAAATGCCTCGTTGCACTACACTTACGGACGTGGTTATTACGAAAATTACAAAGCCGATGAAGATTTGGCAGACTACCTGCTTCCAAATATTGAGATTGGTAACGAAGTAATCGAAACTACCGATCTGATCAACCGCAAATGGCTCGACAATGATTTTTACGGATTTACCTACTCGCTGAATTACAACAAAAACAACAGCGATTTTATACTGGGTGGAGGTTACAATGTTTACGATGGTCGCCATTTTGGAAATGTAATTTGGGCACAATACCTGGGAGAAGCGGATTTTAACCACGACTGGTACCGCGGAACCGGTTTGAAAAAAGACTTTAACGTATACGCCAAATACAACTGGCAGGTTGCTGAAAAACTAAACTTGTTTGCCGACTTGCAATACCGCCGTATTGATTATACCATTGAAGGAATCGACGATGATCTTCGCAATCTGGATCAGGATCACGACTTCAATTTCTTTAATCCGAAGTTGGGTATTTTTTATCAGTTGGCCGATAACCAGGATTTGTACTTATCATTTGCTGTGGCCAACCGCGAACCTAACCGTACAGCCTTTGTCGACTATCCGGAAGGTAACGAACCACCGGTGCACGAAACACTACACGACTGGGAGCTTGGATACAACTATGCTTCATCAAGATTCTCGTTTGGAGCCAATTTCTATTTTATGAATTATAAAGATCAGCTGGTGGTTACCGGACAAATCAATGATGTGGGTTCGGCAATTATGGTTAATGTTGATGAGAGTTACCGCACCGGAATTGAGTTGCAGGCGGGAGTGCAAATTGCCACTGATTTTCAGTGGAATGGTAACACCACTTTAAGCATTAACAAAATCAAAGATTTTACCGAATACGTTGACAACTGGGACACCTGGGGACAAGATGCTTTTGATTTGGGAACCACCGATTTGGCATTCTCTCCGAATGTAATTGCGAACAGTCAGTTTGTTTACACTCCCGGAGAGCATTTTAGCATCGCCTTTGTTTCGCAGTATGTTGGCGATCAGTATATCGACAACACATCAAGCGACGACCGCAAGCTGGATGCATATTTTGTAAATCACCTGAAAGCGGATTACACCTTTAAGACGAATCTGGTTGATGAGATTTCGCTGCATTTTATAGCCAACAACCTGTTTGATGTGCAGTATGAAACCAATGCATGGGTTTACCCTTATTTACTGGGTAACGAACGTTATAAAATGGATGGTTATTATCCGCAGGCAGGAGTGCACTTCATGTTTGGAGTCGACTTTACGTTTTAGTGTTGAATTGAGCTAAAAGTTAAAAAGAACTGTCATTTCGAGCTGAGCGAGAAATCTCTTTCCAATGAACAGATTTCTCACCTTCATACTTCAGGTTCGAAATGACAGTTTTTGTATTTAAGAAAGAATTACTTTGCCTTCGATTTCAACCAGTAAGTCATCGCGACAAATATCGGCAAGAATATAAACTACCGGCAAATCGCCAAACCTTTCTTTTGCCACTTTACGAATGTCGGCATAATCCTTTCGGTTTTTAACATACACCCGCACATGGCCAAATTTTGGATTGCTCGCGTTATCAGGTAAAGCAGCAAGCACCTGCTCAGAATATAAACGCTGCATGTTTTGAATGGTAACTTCAGTTTGTTTAGCAGCATCGCCAACACCAACCGTGAGTTCGCCAATAATCGATGCTGTTCCTGAGATAAAGATCATCTTTTTATCGCGGTATCTAAAATAACGTGCCCGTTCAAATTTTGGCGTTGTTTTCAGAATACATTCTTCACCTACCAACACTTTCTCGCTGTATTGATGAGCTGAAATCTGTTCCGGGTTATCGACAGGCAAGGTCAATACATCTTTTGATTTTGCCGCCACAAACTCAACAATCACGCCTCCGTGGCTCATTCCAATTCCCGTTGCTGCAGGATATCCTTTTGGCTCAAAAACACTGCCGTATGCAGCTGAACGAACATTATTAAACTCCTGGTAACGCTGCTCATCATCATCAAATCCCAAAATGTCTTCCAGATAATTCCACTGGCGGACAATCGAGTTCAGCGGAAACTGCGCCTCTTCAAAAGTTTCAACAAGTTCATCGAAAACTTTTTCAGCATTCAGTTTACAACTACTGTTATCGTTGGCATGAACGGTTCCCATCAGGATTTCAGTCATGCCATTGCTAAATAACGCGGTTGCATTTTTTCCTTCCGAAATCATTTGATAATCCCAAAGTTCAGGATCATAATAATAGGCTTCAACAATTACTTTGCAACTTAACGGTGGCTGCGCGATAAAACTTGTCAGAATAGTATTCCCAACAATATCTTTTAACTGATTACGCAAACCTTCTAATAGTTTATCGTATTCAGAATTTGACTTGGTATCGACAAAAAAATTAAGTTTGAAAATCCGTTTTCCTGAATTGATTTTTTCAAGCTGCTCCAGGCAACTTTGCAATTGTGCGGTTAAGTTCCCACAAGCATTCTCAGGCTTTATATACGATCTGTCTCCGTTTAGAAAATACATTTTATTCTCCCCTCACTCCAAAAAATAAAGCACAAATATGGGTGTTTTTTACCTGAAAAATATGATTTCGGTCAAATTTCTTGTGACAAGTACAAAAAGCAGTTGAAACACCTTCCATAATTCAGGTGAGTATATTGATTAATAATTACCGGTTGCTTTAGCACCATTAAGCACTGCTTCGGTTGAACCAATTCCCAAACGATCGGCGCCCTGCTCCAAAAAAGCCACAGCCGTTTCCCAGTCGCGGATGCCGCCCGAAGGTTTTACCTGCATTTTATCGCCAACGGTTTTTACCATCACCTCAATGTATTCAGGTTTGGCTCCGCCCGGGCCGAATCCGGTTGATGTTTTTACAAAATCGGCACCCGCCTCGTACGATAATTCACAGGCTTTGGCAATCTGCTCAAGTGTTAAATGACCACTTTCCTGGATAACTTTTACCAGCACATTGTGTCGGTGAGCCACTTCAACAACGGCTTTAATATCGTCGCGAACATAATCGTATTCTCCTGAGAGAAAACGGCCAATGTTCATTACCATGTCAATTTCGTCGGTACCGTCTTCAATGGCCTGTTTGGCCTGAAATGCTTTTACCGGCGTTGCATCAGCTCCGTGTGGAAAACTAAGCACACACGACACTTTTACCCCACTGTCTTTCAACAATTCTTTGGCGGCCTTTATATCGCAAGGTTTCACACACATACTAAACACCTTGTTTTTAATACACATTTCTGCATTCGCTTTCAAATCGGCCAATGTTTGTTCCGGTTTCAAAACTGCGTGGTCGATGGTCTGTGCTACTTGTTCTTTTGTATACATACTCTATTCCTCTGTTATTGCTTTTAGAATTTCCTGTGCTTTTGGAAAATCTGCTTCAACTACAAACAAGTCGATGGCAGAAGGCACTCCTTCGCCAAAACCGGCGGCAAGTCCCTGTTTAAATCCATCTCGAATCATTGGATTAATACCGGCAGCTTCGAGCTCCTGCTTCAGTCTGCTTATCACTACATCTTCTCCGGTATAAAGTTTTACTATTTTATCTTGCTGGTCCATTCTATTTAATTTAGTGATTAGTCTTCCATTTCTTTTAAAATCTGCTCCACCTGCTCGTTGGTTTTAGTCAATTTGTCTTTGCAGGTTTTTAGCAACACCGAAACGCGCTTTACTTTTTCTGCCAGTTCATCCACATCCAGCTCTTCGTTTTCTATTTTTTCAAGAATTTCTTCTATCTCGGCCATCGCCTCGCTGTATGAAACCTTTTTAGCTGCCATTGTCTTATTTTTTTGTGATTTTACTTTCTACAGTTCCATCGGCAAATCGGGTTTCAAGCTCATCGCCAACCACAATTTCTTTGCTCGATTTAATTATTTTACCTTCTTTCAAAGTTAATGTAAATCCTCTTTTTAAAACGTTTTCAGGATTCAGTAAACGTACTGAGTTTTCGTTTATCAGAATGCGATCACGCTCTTTTGCCAGCACATTTCGCACACGTCCCGATAACAGATCCTGCTGATGATTCAATTTTGCATCCGCTTTAAATACCGCCTCTCCAACAAGGCGCCTCAGGACTCGTTGCGTTTTGCCGATATTGTTCTTGGCTTCCACAAACCACACCGAAAGTCCGGAATCCAAGCTATGTCTCAGCTCAGTTAATTCGTTGTGTTTTTTAAACGAAAATTGGCTAACATTTTGCTGCAGTTCGTTGCCGCGTCTGCTTAACTCTCGTTGCCTGTCATTAATAAAATCAGCTACTGAATATTTTAATCCTTCGGCTACTCGCTCCAGTTTTTCCTGCTGCGTATCCAACGTTTCGCGGGTTAATTGTACAATATCATTTTCCAGTTCGAGTAAACGCTCGTAATAGCGTTCAACACCATTAACAAAAAATTCGGCTACCGCTGTTGGTGTTTTCATGCGGGTATGCGCCACCAGGTCGATAATCGTATCATCCTTTTCGTGGCCAATTCCGGTAATTACCGGCAGCGAAAACTGGGTAATGTTCATGGCCAGGTCGTAATCATCGAAGCTGCTCAGGTCGGCCGTAGCTCCTCCTCCACGAATAATTGCTACCGCATCAAAAAAATCGTCGTGTGCAAAAATCCGATCCAGCGCATGAATGATGGAAGGTACTGTTTCCGCTCCCTGCATATACGCCTCAAACAGTTTGGTGTAAAATTTAAAACCGTATTCGTTGTTTTCCAGCTGGTTCATAAAATCCTGGTAACCCGCAGCAGTTGCCGACGAAATAACGGCTATTTTTTGCGGCACCAGCGGCAGAGCCAGTTCCTTGTTCATTTCAAAAACACCTTCAGCCTTTAAACGATTTATAATCTCTTTTCGCTGCATGGCCATGTCGCCAACCGTGTAAGTCGGGTCTATGTCTTTAATATTCAAACTTAAACCATAAGCCGGATGATACTCAACCGTTGCCTGAACCAACACTTTTATTCCCTCGCTAAAAAGTTGTCCGGTAGTGGTTTCAAAATAAGGCTTTAACATGCGGTAAGTGTACGACCAAATTGTTGCCCGCGAACGAGCAGTTATGGTATTGCCTTCCTTTTCAATCAACTCCAGATAACAGTGGCCACTTCGGTTATGCTTTAACTCACTCACCTCGGCAACCACCCAAACCGTTCCCGGAAACGCATCAAGTAATGCATCTTTAATTTTTTGATTTAATTCCGAGAGGGTGAGTTTCTGGTTCATTGTTTACCTGATTTTATTGATCTTATAGGTTTCAACTCCGGTTTTTGTTTTTACCAGAAGTAGAAAAATTCCAGACTCTGTAGTTCCCAGATTATTTAGCGTGACGAATGGCGCAGCCGGAAGTTGCCAGCTTTTTATCACCCGCCCATCCAGTGCATAAAGTTTTATATCCAGATTGTCCGCCTGCAGGTTTGTTGTCGACTGTAATACGATCCGGTCTTTTACAGGATTTGGAAAGACAGTCCATGTTTTATTTTGTGAAGTAACTTCAACCGAAAGAGGATTCAGCATGGAGGCAGCAACCCTCATATTTGGAACACCGTAGCCCTGTAACGAATCGGGAGTAGTATACAGGTGTCCGCTTTTTTCAAGAGCTGTTTTTATTTCTTCAGCCGTTTTCCCAGGGTAAGCCTGCCACAACGAGGCAGCCATTCCGGCCAATACCGGCGAGGCAAAAGATGTTCCGTTTCCCGTCCCAACAGTGCCGTCGGTTCGCTGAAGTGCCGTTTGGTACCCCATTGCCGAAACATTAGGTTTTAGAGCACCATCCGCAGCCGGACCGGCAGATGAAAAATAAGCCGGTGAGAAATTCATATCCACGGCACCAACGCCAATCACATTTGTACCATCGGAGGGAGCCACAATGCGAAACCACGAATTATTCCGTTCATTTCCGGCACTTGAAAACACCAGCATCCCGCGTGAGGCTGCTATATTGGCCCCTCTTGTTACACGTGTGGTTTTGCCATCCATGTCGGCATAAGTGTGGTTCGTGGAATTATCTTGAAATTCGGTATATCCTAGCGAAGAATTAATAATATCGACTCCAACACTATCAGCAAATTCTGCAGCAGCTACCCAATTGTCTTCTTCAATAATATATTCCGAATTGGAATCTTCAGAACGCAAAAGCCAATACGATGCTTTCGGCGCGGTACCGATTAGTTCTCCGGGAATATTTCCCCCCATACACGAGAGCACACTCATTCCGTGCGAATAAGTTAAAAAGAATTCATCGTTAGGATTGACAAAATCCTTTGTTCCCAAAATCTGATTGTTCGTCCACAGGCTGTCGAAAGCGGGTAGCTCATCAACTTTGTAAAAGCCGGCATCTAACACGGCAATTTGCATCCCCTGTCCCC
It contains:
- a CDS encoding ion transporter yields the protein MTLKSKIKPIIEDNTEKSGKWFDLVIQFFIVLSLLAFSIETLPDISVRLNNFLDNFELFTIVIFTIEYILRLWVSEKKLKFIFSFYALIDLFAILPFYLSFGIDLRSIRVFRLIRLFRVFKMLRFNRAIQNFGCALKSIKEELILYFILSSFLIFLSSIGIYYFENPAQPEIFKSIFHSMWWAIATLTTVGYGDIYPITAGGKIFTSLILLIGLGVVAVPTGLIASALSKTKDNKDN
- a CDS encoding DUF2007 domain-containing protein, yielding MDQQDKIVKLYTGEDVVISRLKQELEAAGINPMIRDGFKQGLAAGFGEGVPSAIDLFVVEADFPKAQEILKAITEE
- the xseB gene encoding exodeoxyribonuclease VII small subunit; amino-acid sequence: MAAKKVSYSEAMAEIEEILEKIENEELDVDELAEKVKRVSVLLKTCKDKLTKTNEQVEQILKEMED
- the xseA gene encoding exodeoxyribonuclease VII large subunit, with the protein product MNQKLTLSELNQKIKDALLDAFPGTVWVVAEVSELKHNRSGHCYLELIEKEGNTITARSRATIWSYTYRMLKPYFETTTGQLFSEGIKVLVQATVEYHPAYGLSLNIKDIDPTYTVGDMAMQRKEIINRLKAEGVFEMNKELALPLVPQKIAVISSATAAGYQDFMNQLENNEYGFKFYTKLFEAYMQGAETVPSIIHALDRIFAHDDFFDAVAIIRGGGATADLSSFDDYDLAMNITQFSLPVITGIGHEKDDTIIDLVAHTRMKTPTAVAEFFVNGVERYYERLLELENDIVQLTRETLDTQQEKLERVAEGLKYSVADFINDRQRELSRRGNELQQNVSQFSFKKHNELTELRHSLDSGLSVWFVEAKNNIGKTQRVLRRLVGEAVFKADAKLNHQQDLLSGRVRNVLAKERDRILINENSVRLLNPENVLKRGFTLTLKEGKIIKSSKEIVVGDELETRFADGTVESKITKK
- a CDS encoding glycosyltransferase family 2 protein; this translates as MCKDKKIAIVILNWNGVKLFPDYLPSVIEHSKGENIEVIVADNGSTDNSLEFLKANFPEITLLDLKENYGFAKGYNVALNQIDADYFVLLNSDVKVEENWILPCIDQFEQDEKIAAVQPKVLSFNEPELFEYAGAAGGFIDKFGYPFCRGRILDHVEKDENQYDRASEIFWATGACMFVRAEAFKNAGGLDADFWAHMEEIDLCWRWKNQGYKIIYEPRSVVYHLGGGSLEYGNPKKVYLNFRNNLFMLYKNLPKKNFLPIFLSRMILDGVAAAKFLVGTEFKAFAAVAKAHRDFYKNFSALRKKRKDLLKLASVNNHKQIYPKSIMWKFFVQKKYKFAELNFNPE
- the deoC gene encoding deoxyribose-phosphate aldolase — encoded protein: MYTKEQVAQTIDHAVLKPEQTLADLKANAEMCIKNKVFSMCVKPCDIKAAKELLKDSGVKVSCVLSFPHGADATPVKAFQAKQAIEDGTDEIDMVMNIGRFLSGEYDYVRDDIKAVVEVAHRHNVLVKVIQESGHLTLEQIAKACELSYEAGADFVKTSTGFGPGGAKPEYIEVMVKTVGDKMQVKPSGGIRDWETAVAFLEQGADRLGIGSTEAVLNGAKATGNY
- the mtaB gene encoding tRNA (N(6)-L-threonylcarbamoyladenosine(37)-C(2))-methylthiotransferase MtaB, producing the protein MDYKGKKAAFYTLGCKLNFSETSTIAGSFKEVGFDRVEFDDKADVYVINTCSVTNQGDKASRNIVRKAVKQNPNAMVIVVGCYSQLKPDEVGHIEGVDMVLGTQEKFHIPHYLGDLQKRETTEIKTTRLADIKNYHKAFSWGDRTRSFLKVQDGCDYYCSFCTIPYARGRSRNDNVVNTVKEAQKSVQKGYKEIILTGVNIGDFGKSTGENFLDLLKALEQVEGLERLRLGSIEPNLLKDEIIELVSNSKVIMPHFHLPLQSGSDEILSLMKRKYSTDLYRKRVERIREIVPHAFIGVDVIAGTNGETEKYFQESFDFLNSLEISQLHAFTYSERSGTQALKIPWKVDVEERKNRTQKYISLSEKKLRAFYEKHIGVSQTALFEAQKKQDKMFGFTENYIKVEVPYQEELVNKLGSVKLRSILPNGNVAVDFNA
- a CDS encoding TonB-dependent receptor, which codes for MKRLSLVLLLQIMAVIAFGQINLTGVVKGDGEALAGASVVIEKSFYGVSTQANGSFEFKNLKPGDYTLLVSFIGFEPQKIELQLSANKNIEVDLEPNVIMTDEILISATRAGNKTPVAYSNVSNDEIAKRNMGQDIPFLLNLTPSFVTTSDAGAGVGYTNFRVRGTDLNRINVSVNGIPLNDAESHGTWFVDQPDMASSLENVQIQRGVGTSTNGAAAFGASINLQTNSLNKEAYGSYKTAAGTFNTFKNTVSAGTGLINDHFTFDVRLSKVTSDGFIDRASSDLKSYFVSGGYYSENTILKINVFSGYEETYQAWYGVPTVRLNNDTEGMQRYADHWLMTQEEVDHMMASDSRTYNYYTYDNQVDHYVQDHYQLHFSHKFNPHLNLNASLHYTYGRGYYENYKADEDLADYLLPNIEIGNEVIETTDLINRKWLDNDFYGFTYSLNYNKNNSDFILGGGYNVYDGRHFGNVIWAQYLGEADFNHDWYRGTGLKKDFNVYAKYNWQVAEKLNLFADLQYRRIDYTIEGIDDDLRNLDQDHDFNFFNPKLGIFYQLADNQDLYLSFAVANREPNRTAFVDYPEGNEPPVHETLHDWELGYNYASSRFSFGANFYFMNYKDQLVVTGQINDVGSAIMVNVDESYRTGIELQAGVQIATDFQWNGNTTLSINKIKDFTEYVDNWDTWGQDAFDLGTTDLAFSPNVIANSQFVYTPGEHFSIAFVSQYVGDQYIDNTSSDDRKLDAYFVNHLKADYTFKTNLVDEISLHFIANNLFDVQYETNAWVYPYLLGNERYKMDGYYPQAGVHFMFGVDFTF
- a CDS encoding inositol monophosphatase family protein, giving the protein MDYKELCFQVQNIAHSTGNFIRGEQKKISEQNIEIKSVASLVTYVDKTAEKQIVDALKELLPEAGFVAEEGTAESNNEKYTWFVDPLDGTTNYLHGLAPHSVSIGLAEGNELVLGVVYEIGADEMFYSWKGGPAYCNEEIIQTAKRSKSEDTLIATGFPYYDFDKVDEYIEAMKELMKSTRGIRRFGSAAIDLCYVAAGRFDAFYEHALHAWDVAAGAFILQQAGGKTTDFSGGDNWLFGGEIVSASNAYFPEFFGIVNKYLGTK
- a CDS encoding thioesterase family protein, translating into MQKLKFQEPVYTYHIDFVGHVNNIIYVQWLENARVKLIEAMGLSITQIAVDDDILPIITETNIQYKKPFFLSNEVHVEVWVSEIFNVSANFKFRFRNEKGEICSTAQQKVLFIDRATQRPSRIFVKYRELFEKYLLSD